In a genomic window of Nodosilinea sp. E11:
- a CDS encoding fatty acid desaturase, whose protein sequence is MGTFTLFSAQTPLAYWLWAILIRTFLHTGLFIVTHEAIHRNISNLHGLNDAFGYITSWLYALLPYQLLAKNHRLHHRFPATEQDPDHHKLNRGGFWLWYIQFMKTYQTGGQVWVSLIGISLIFCAFIICHIPAINLILFWIIPMVLSSLQLFTFGIFLPHRQRDNAPEYDNTINSIHLPVFWSFITCYHFGYHQEHHLKPHLPWYQLPQAYRSSKV, encoded by the coding sequence GTGGGCACTTTTACCCTATTTAGTGCCCAAACCCCTTTGGCTTATTGGCTCTGGGCAATCCTGATCAGAACCTTTTTGCATACCGGTTTATTTATCGTTACCCATGAAGCTATTCACAGAAATATTTCTAACCTTCATGGGCTTAACGATGCATTCGGGTATATAACCTCATGGTTATACGCGCTGTTGCCCTATCAGCTACTGGCTAAAAACCACCGGCTTCATCACCGATTCCCTGCGACCGAACAAGATCCTGACCACCATAAGCTCAATCGGGGAGGGTTCTGGTTATGGTATATCCAGTTTATGAAAACTTACCAGACAGGTGGGCAAGTTTGGGTATCACTGATCGGCATTAGCTTAATTTTCTGTGCCTTCATAATTTGCCACATTCCGGCCATTAATCTAATTCTTTTTTGGATTATTCCCATGGTGCTCAGCTCACTTCAGCTGTTCACCTTTGGCATCTTTCTTCCCCATCGGCAACGCGACAACGCCCCTGAATACGACAACACTATTAACAGCATTCATCTGCCAGTTTTTTGGTCATTTATTACTTGCTACCATTTTGGGTATCACCAAGAGCATCATCTAAAGCCTCATCTGCCCTGGTACCAGTTACCCCAAGCTTACCGAAGCAGCAAAGTATAA
- a CDS encoding chemotaxis protein CheW encodes MTDSLDVELDSLALPDSTYFLTQVGSRQLAFPATEIAEVMLVERSQILSLPFYQPGLLGVVHVQGQLVPLVTLQLLLEGVSGVTREVFNAVQLNTSSPLAGIALVIDQLVGNCTAEQLAQDSTIEPFNPDIVPAELWQPRRWIPLAV; translated from the coding sequence ATGACGGACTCTCTTGACGTCGAGCTTGATTCCTTAGCTCTGCCCGATAGCACCTACTTTCTGACTCAGGTGGGCAGTCGACAACTAGCTTTTCCTGCTACCGAAATTGCCGAAGTGATGCTAGTAGAGCGATCGCAGATACTGAGCCTTCCCTTTTATCAGCCCGGCCTTTTAGGGGTGGTGCATGTTCAGGGTCAGCTGGTGCCGCTGGTAACCCTACAGTTGTTGCTAGAGGGAGTCAGCGGCGTAACGCGGGAAGTGTTTAATGCTGTGCAGCTAAATACCAGTTCCCCGCTAGCGGGGATTGCGCTGGTGATCGACCAGCTAGTGGGCAACTGCACCGCCGAGCAGCTCGCTCAAGATTCAACGATCGAGCCATTTAATCCTGACATTGTCCCGGCAGAGCTTTGGCAGCCTCGCCGTTGGATACCGTTGGCGGTCTGA
- a CDS encoding TRAP transporter substrate-binding protein DctP, producing the protein MKRRRLFNQLTLGAIGAGVASACSSSPKVFTPNSSSGGGNPRIEWRMATSWPENLDIVFGTAQRMCDRISELTQGNFSITAFPAGGIAPPLEILDTVQAGTAECGHTAGYYYTSKNRAFAFATSMPFGLNPHQHVAWLYGAGGLELIRGIYSAFGVLNFPAGSTGNQMGGWFRNKVNSVSEMQAIKMRMPGLGGEVLKRMGAEAQNMPPNEILLGLERGNIDAAEWVGPYEDEKLGLNQYAPYYYYPGWHEPGTTYELIVNQAAWDRLPVEYRQALELAAFEAQVKMLAEYDAANREALQRLISSGTELISYTPEIIQGARKAANDLYAEYASQDASFKQIYDNWNAFRGGIYRWNSVNERSFAELIFSDT; encoded by the coding sequence ATGAAACGTCGACGTCTATTTAATCAGTTGACCCTTGGGGCGATCGGGGCTGGGGTGGCTTCTGCCTGTAGCAGTTCTCCCAAGGTATTTACTCCTAACAGCAGCAGTGGCGGGGGCAACCCTCGTATCGAATGGCGCATGGCCACCAGCTGGCCCGAAAACCTAGACATTGTCTTTGGCACGGCTCAACGGATGTGCGATCGCATCAGCGAGCTAACCCAGGGCAATTTCTCTATTACGGCCTTTCCGGCAGGGGGCATTGCACCCCCGCTAGAAATTCTCGATACGGTGCAGGCTGGAACGGCTGAGTGTGGCCACACGGCTGGCTACTACTACACCTCAAAAAACCGAGCCTTTGCCTTTGCCACGAGCATGCCCTTTGGCCTCAACCCCCACCAGCACGTGGCCTGGCTCTACGGAGCCGGGGGGCTAGAGCTGATTCGGGGCATCTACAGCGCTTTTGGCGTGCTCAACTTCCCCGCTGGCAGCACCGGCAACCAAATGGGCGGCTGGTTTCGCAACAAGGTCAACTCCGTCAGCGAAATGCAGGCGATTAAAATGCGCATGCCGGGGCTGGGCGGCGAAGTCCTTAAGCGGATGGGGGCTGAGGCCCAAAACATGCCGCCCAACGAGATTTTGCTGGGTCTAGAACGCGGCAATATAGACGCGGCAGAGTGGGTCGGGCCTTACGAAGATGAAAAGCTGGGTCTCAACCAGTACGCCCCCTATTACTACTATCCCGGCTGGCACGAACCGGGCACAACCTACGAACTCATCGTCAACCAGGCCGCCTGGGATCGGCTGCCGGTGGAGTACCGTCAGGCGCTAGAGCTAGCCGCCTTTGAAGCTCAAGTCAAGATGCTGGCCGAGTATGACGCGGCCAACCGAGAGGCCTTGCAACGGCTGATCAGCTCTGGCACCGAGCTGATTTCCTACACCCCAGAAATCATTCAAGGAGCCCGCAAGGCCGCCAATGATCTCTATGCCGAGTACGCCAGTCAGGATGCCAGCTTCAAGCAAATTTACGATAACTGGAATGCCTTTCGAGGGGGGATCTATCGCTGGAATAGCGTGAACGAGCGCAGCTTTGCCGAACTGATTTTCTCCGATACCTAA
- a CDS encoding response regulator → MQILVVDDSAVDRQFLSTLLEDMGHRVEASDSTEGVVEKLSTGEYSCLFLDIVMPEQDGYKFLREIRTNQVTAQQNVVFCSSKKTPVEVKYGLKRAGANDYITKPVSRERLAEVLQKL, encoded by the coding sequence ATGCAAATTTTAGTGGTTGACGATAGTGCTGTAGATAGGCAGTTTTTGTCAACATTACTTGAGGATATGGGGCATAGAGTAGAAGCATCTGACAGTACAGAAGGCGTTGTAGAAAAGCTCTCTACCGGTGAATACAGCTGCTTATTTTTAGATATTGTGATGCCCGAACAGGATGGTTATAAATTTTTGCGAGAGATTCGCACTAACCAGGTGACAGCCCAGCAAAACGTAGTTTTTTGCTCCAGCAAAAAGACCCCTGTAGAAGTTAAGTATGGCCTCAAAAGAGCGGGAGCCAACGACTACATTACTAAGCCTGTGAGTCGAGAGCGGCTGGCAGAGGTTTTGCAAAAACTCTAA
- a CDS encoding NblA/ycf18 family protein: MTIRDQLPLEQQFELQVFETQIKDLSQADAQTLLIQLREAMLYQATTFREILKETWGIGKDINVTLEALTEE, from the coding sequence ATGACTATTCGTGATCAACTACCGCTAGAACAGCAGTTTGAGCTTCAGGTCTTTGAAACTCAGATTAAAGACCTTTCTCAAGCTGACGCCCAGACTCTACTCATTCAGCTGCGAGAGGCCATGCTATATCAGGCCACCACTTTCCGTGAAATTTTGAAAGAGACTTGGGGCATTGGCAAAGATATTAATGTCACTTTAGAAGCGTTGACAGAAGAGTAG
- a CDS encoding response regulator gives MITRHQISSFHSQKFSFNSQNLAYKLEHQNDLALTGYWHHFFDEDACNLAEKSWWLGLVGGQVVFSGQQPLSIDYLLEIIERYIFRVRSEPVQSTVLGLKEDLHLDDCDRPLEPLPVFLSRLYELKIIQPEEVRQALRLKVLQDLDQMLFSHSGQAQFKPETDLSIAGLTPGFEISEILAESRRRQLIWEQIKRVIPNLDSKLFIHEKAIRESDITDRQKKYLRALISHGETLNSITVALAQDTLEIARGVAKLAEQGLIEVELPPRKAASEVLIVDDSPVMLKQFKQLVSSWGYQVRSHDDPVTAVEIMLETQPAIVFIDINMPNISGFDLLKQIRRYPQIATTPLIMLTAERTLSNNWRSQWSGCQFLSKPLTTEEIPKFETELRGILKLAVPIKKEKF, from the coding sequence GTGATTACCCGTCATCAAATCAGCTCGTTTCATTCTCAGAAATTTTCGTTTAACTCTCAAAATTTAGCCTACAAACTTGAACATCAGAACGATTTAGCTCTGACTGGATATTGGCATCATTTCTTCGATGAGGATGCCTGTAATCTAGCCGAAAAATCCTGGTGGCTAGGGTTAGTGGGAGGGCAAGTTGTCTTCTCAGGACAACAGCCTTTATCTATCGATTATCTACTCGAGATAATTGAGCGCTATATTTTTCGGGTTCGCAGTGAACCAGTTCAAAGTACTGTACTCGGCCTCAAAGAAGACTTGCATTTGGATGATTGCGATCGCCCACTAGAGCCATTACCAGTTTTTTTGAGCCGCTTATATGAGTTGAAGATAATTCAGCCCGAGGAGGTTCGACAGGCTCTACGACTCAAAGTACTGCAAGACTTAGATCAGATGCTATTTAGTCATTCTGGTCAAGCACAGTTTAAACCAGAGACTGATCTCTCAATTGCAGGTCTAACTCCTGGCTTTGAGATTTCAGAAATACTGGCCGAGTCACGTCGTCGGCAGCTCATTTGGGAGCAGATTAAACGTGTCATCCCCAATCTAGATAGCAAGCTTTTCATTCATGAGAAAGCGATCAGAGAATCCGACATAACCGATCGTCAGAAAAAATATCTGAGAGCCCTTATTTCCCACGGTGAAACCCTAAATTCTATCACAGTTGCTCTAGCTCAAGACACTTTAGAAATTGCTAGAGGTGTGGCAAAGTTAGCGGAACAAGGATTGATTGAGGTTGAGTTGCCGCCCCGCAAAGCAGCCTCTGAAGTCTTAATTGTCGATGACTCTCCCGTTATGCTAAAGCAGTTCAAGCAATTGGTTTCTAGTTGGGGATACCAGGTGCGATCGCATGATGATCCGGTGACTGCGGTAGAAATTATGCTGGAGACACAACCAGCCATTGTTTTCATAGATATCAACATGCCCAATATTTCTGGATTTGATTTATTGAAGCAAATTCGGCGCTATCCACAGATTGCGACTACTCCCTTAATTATGCTAACGGCAGAGCGTACGCTCTCGAACAATTGGCGATCTCAATGGAGCGGTTGCCAGTTTTTATCTAAGCCCCTTACTACAGAAGAAATTCCCAAGTTTGAAACAGAGTTAAGAGGAATATTAAAATTAGCAGTGCCTATAAAGAAGGAAAAATTCTAA